In Bacteroidota bacterium, one genomic interval encodes:
- the hemW gene encoding radical SAM family heme chaperone HemW produces MPGIYFHIPFCEHKCIYCDFYSIETLDPVDEFLAALRREIKEHPSSGSPEEFTTIFFGGGTPSLLEPRVIGELIGLVTKTFRIAAGAEVTLEANPGTVDLNKLKGYRDAGVNRLSFGIQSFHEDDLRFLTRIHSSGQAIQGVRMAREAGFGNVSLDLIFALPGQTMSRWEQNLRQAVELEPGHISAYSLIVEPKTPLFEMVKTRQVSTLPVETEAEQYEFTMQFLHAAGYEHYEVSNYARPGFQSKHNSGYWNHSNYIGFGPSAHSFSGNRRWWNTRSVRAYCDALASGKSPVAGSETLTKTQLLDEAVMLGLRGEGLDLAALRARYGVNLHERKSLELQDCITGGLAILDGETLRLTDKGYLLCDEICELLLARVDPDADSLRLLQNSSILTANAAG; encoded by the coding sequence TTGCCGGGTATCTACTTCCATATTCCCTTCTGCGAACACAAGTGCATCTACTGTGATTTCTACTCGATCGAAACGCTCGATCCGGTCGATGAATTCCTCGCCGCGCTCAGGCGCGAGATAAAAGAACATCCTTCCTCCGGATCGCCGGAGGAGTTTACCACGATCTTTTTCGGCGGCGGCACCCCGTCATTGCTCGAACCCCGCGTGATCGGCGAGCTGATCGGGCTCGTGACGAAGACGTTCCGGATCGCAGCGGGCGCGGAAGTCACGCTCGAAGCCAATCCGGGGACGGTCGATCTGAACAAACTGAAGGGGTACCGGGACGCCGGCGTCAACCGGCTCAGCTTCGGAATCCAGTCGTTTCATGAGGATGATCTCAGGTTCCTCACCCGCATCCACAGCTCCGGACAGGCGATCCAGGGTGTTCGGATGGCGCGCGAGGCGGGCTTCGGGAACGTGAGCCTCGACCTCATCTTCGCTTTGCCCGGTCAGACGATGAGCCGGTGGGAACAGAACCTGCGCCAGGCGGTGGAGCTCGAGCCGGGCCACATCTCCGCCTACAGCCTGATCGTAGAACCGAAGACGCCCCTCTTCGAAATGGTGAAAACCCGTCAGGTATCGACGCTGCCGGTCGAAACCGAAGCCGAACAGTACGAGTTCACCATGCAGTTCCTTCACGCCGCGGGATACGAACACTACGAGGTGTCGAACTACGCCAGGCCGGGCTTTCAATCGAAGCACAACAGCGGATACTGGAACCACTCGAACTATATCGGGTTCGGGCCTTCGGCGCATTCGTTCAGCGGGAACCGCCGGTGGTGGAACACCAGGAGCGTCCGGGCCTACTGCGATGCGCTCGCATCGGGAAAATCCCCTGTCGCCGGCTCGGAGACCCTCACGAAGACGCAACTGCTGGATGAAGCCGTCATGCTCGGCCTTCGCGGGGAGGGACTCGATCTCGCCGCGCTTCGCGCCCGGTATGGAGTCAACCTCCACGAACGCAAGTCTCTCGAACTACAGGACTGTATCACCGGAGGCCTCGCGATCCTCGATGGTGAAACGCTTCGCCTCACCGATAAGGGGTACCTTCTCTGCGACGAAATCTGCGAACTCCTCCTCGCCCGCGTCGATCCGGACGCCGATTCCTTGCGATTGCTTCAGAATTCCTCTATATTGACGGCGAACGCCGCCGGTTGA